One part of the Streptosporangiales bacterium genome encodes these proteins:
- a CDS encoding redoxin domain-containing protein, with translation MTVGSEDTIDGALPVGTQAPEFELTDQYGATVRLSDFRGSKAVLLVFYPFSFTGVCTSEMRALQKRIADFQNDHVQVVGVSCDSTFVQRAFGEQERLAFPVLSDHWPHGDTAQKYGVFDTELGAARRGTFVIDTEGVVRWQVLNAIPNARSSEAYAEALASL, from the coding sequence ATGACGGTCGGCAGCGAGGACACCATCGACGGCGCTCTACCGGTGGGGACACAGGCCCCCGAGTTCGAGCTGACCGACCAGTACGGCGCGACCGTCCGGCTGTCCGACTTCCGCGGTTCGAAGGCCGTCCTGCTCGTCTTCTACCCCTTCTCGTTCACCGGGGTGTGCACCAGCGAGATGAGGGCCCTGCAGAAGCGGATCGCCGACTTCCAGAACGACCACGTACAGGTCGTCGGCGTCTCGTGCGACTCCACCTTCGTGCAGCGCGCGTTCGGCGAGCAGGAGCGCCTGGCCTTCCCCGTCCTGTCCGACCACTGGCCGCACGGCGACACCGCCCAGAAGTACGGCGTCTTCGACACCGAGCTCGGCGCCGCGAGGCGCGGCACCTTCGTGATCGACACCGAGGGCGTCGTCCGCTGGCAGGTCCTCAACGCGATCCCGAACGCGCGCAGCAGCGAGGCGTACGCCGAGGCCCTCGCGTCCCTGTAG
- a CDS encoding RNA polymerase sigma-70 factor, which translates to MDTAEPRARDGRPDTATEAFIAHRNLLFTVAYELLGSATDAEDVLQETWLRWVDVDLDTVRDQRAYLVRIASRQALTRLRTLARRKESYVGPWLPEPLLTAPDVAEDVELAESVSMAMLLVLDTLAPTERAVFVLREVFDFGYDEISGAVDKSPAAVRQIAHRARAHVAARRPRGVASPAETRGALEAFQRAVETGDVQGLLDILAPDVVFLGDGGGVKQAVLRPIVGADKVVRLFTAGLTSVGADLSVEPVQVNGGPALIMRLNGEIDGVVAMRIDDGLVTGFYYVRNPEKLSRVERENAVSR; encoded by the coding sequence TGCCGAGCCGCGTGCTCGTGACGGCCGCCCGGACACTGCTACCGAGGCGTTCATCGCCCACCGCAACCTGCTCTTCACCGTGGCCTACGAGCTGCTCGGCTCGGCCACCGACGCGGAGGACGTACTCCAGGAGACCTGGCTGCGGTGGGTGGATGTCGATCTCGACACGGTGCGGGATCAGCGTGCCTACCTGGTCCGGATCGCCTCCCGCCAGGCGCTCACCCGGCTGCGGACGCTCGCCCGGCGCAAGGAGTCGTACGTCGGCCCCTGGCTGCCCGAGCCGCTGCTGACCGCGCCCGACGTGGCCGAGGATGTCGAGCTCGCCGAGAGCGTCTCGATGGCGATGCTGCTGGTGCTGGATACGCTCGCGCCGACCGAGCGCGCGGTCTTCGTGCTCCGCGAGGTGTTCGACTTCGGGTACGACGAGATCTCGGGAGCCGTCGACAAGAGCCCGGCCGCGGTCCGCCAGATCGCCCACCGGGCACGGGCACACGTCGCCGCGCGCCGCCCACGCGGGGTTGCCTCTCCGGCCGAGACCCGAGGTGCGCTCGAGGCGTTCCAACGGGCGGTCGAGACGGGCGACGTGCAAGGCCTGCTCGACATCCTCGCGCCGGACGTCGTCTTCTTGGGCGACGGTGGCGGAGTCAAGCAGGCCGTGCTGCGGCCCATCGTGGGGGCGGACAAGGTGGTCCGCTTGTTCACCGCCGGCCTCACCTCGGTCGGCGCCGACCTGTCGGTCGAACCGGTGCAGGTCAACGGCGGCCCGGCCCTGATCATGCGGCTCAACGGCGAGATCGACGGCGTCGTCGCCATGCGGATCGACGACGGCCTGGTCACCGGGTTCTACTACGTGCGCAATCCGGAGAAGCTGTCGCGGGTGGAGCGGGAGAACGCCGTGAGCCGCTGA
- a CDS encoding YjbQ family protein, protein MDTRVIEVATGDREAIVDLTGHCETFLGEVGASDGLLHVFVPHATAGLALIELGAGSDDDLLAALGDLLPADDRWRHTHGSRGHGRAHVLPALVPPYASVPVVGGRLALGTWQSVTLVDVNTDNRARRVRLSYLPG, encoded by the coding sequence GTGGACACGCGAGTGATCGAGGTCGCGACCGGTGACCGGGAGGCGATCGTCGACCTGACCGGGCACTGCGAGACGTTCCTCGGCGAGGTGGGTGCGTCGGACGGCCTCCTGCACGTCTTCGTGCCCCACGCGACCGCCGGCCTGGCCCTCATCGAGCTGGGCGCCGGCAGCGACGACGACCTGCTCGCGGCGCTCGGAGACCTGCTGCCCGCCGACGACCGGTGGCGGCACACGCACGGCTCCCGCGGGCACGGCAGGGCCCACGTCCTGCCCGCGCTCGTGCCGCCGTACGCGAGCGTGCCGGTCGTCGGGGGACGCCTTGCGCTCGGCACGTGGCAGAGCGTCACGCTGGTGGACGTGAACACCGATAACCGGGCCCGTAGGGTACGGCTCAGCTACCTTCCGGGATAG
- a CDS encoding DUF3052 family protein: protein MSATAEHADGQKGAVADRLGLSEGLVVQELGYDDDCDDALRKAVEQRIGGELVDEDYDDVVDVVLLWWRESDGDPADGLLEAPASLVDGGVIWLLTPKAGRDEYIEPSDISESAVTAGLQATSSVSAAADWVGTRLVPPRAKGRK from the coding sequence GTGAGCGCGACCGCGGAGCACGCGGACGGGCAGAAGGGCGCGGTGGCCGACCGCCTAGGGCTCAGCGAAGGACTCGTGGTCCAGGAGCTGGGATACGACGACGACTGCGACGACGCGCTCAGGAAAGCGGTCGAGCAGCGCATCGGCGGCGAGCTCGTCGACGAGGACTACGACGACGTCGTCGACGTCGTCCTGCTGTGGTGGCGGGAGAGCGACGGCGACCCCGCGGACGGCCTGCTCGAGGCTCCGGCGTCGCTCGTCGACGGCGGCGTGATCTGGCTCCTGACCCCCAAGGCAGGGCGCGACGAGTACATCGAGCCGAGTGACATCAGCGAGAGTGCGGTCACGGCGGGCCTGCAGGCGACCAGTAGCGTGAGTGCGGCGGCAGACTGGGTCGGCACCAGGCTGGTCCCGCCGCGGGCGAAGGGCAGGAAATGA
- a CDS encoding lamin tail domain-containing protein, with product MIKRLLAAVSAVGVAFAGLVVMAPAADAASRVQITKVYFDVPGSDTPRTNTKLNQEWVRLHNSSGTKIWMTGWTLRDKGSTHVFHFGAHSIGPRATIYVHTGKGSTTSRHRYWGYSNYVWNNTGDTAYLRNSNNTTLDTCKFTSAGYYKIC from the coding sequence ATGATCAAACGTCTGTTAGCTGCGGTATCCGCCGTGGGTGTCGCGTTCGCCGGGCTCGTCGTGATGGCGCCCGCGGCTGATGCGGCGAGCCGGGTGCAGATCACCAAGGTCTACTTCGACGTGCCGGGGTCGGACACGCCACGGACCAACACCAAGCTCAACCAGGAGTGGGTCAGGCTCCACAACAGTAGCGGTACCAAGATCTGGATGACGGGTTGGACGTTGCGCGACAAAGGGTCGACGCACGTCTTCCATTTCGGCGCCCACTCCATCGGGCCGCGCGCCACCATCTACGTCCATACGGGCAAGGGCTCCACCACCAGCAGGCACCGCTACTGGGGCTATAGCAACTACGTCTGGAACAACACAGGCGACACGGCCTACCTGCGCAACTCCAACAACACCACCCTGGACACCTGCAAGTTCACGAGTGCCGGCTACTACAAGATCTGCTGA